The DNA region CCGCGAATGGGCGAAATCCCAATACAGCTCGCGCGCCCGCCGGAAGAACGGACCGGGCTGCAGGTCGCGGTCGTCGATCTTTATGATCGGCTGCACCTTGCCGAAATTGCCGGAGGTGAAGATCTCGTCGGCCTTCTCGAAATCGCGATAGGCGAGCGTCGTTTCGAGCACAGCGACGCCCGTCTCCCGCAGCAGCTTGATGACGCGCTGGCGGGTGATGCCGTTGAGGAAGGTGCCGTTCGGGGCAGGCGTCATCACCACGCCGTCCTTCGCCATGAAGACGTTCGAGGTCGAGGTCTCGGCGATATTGCCCAGCATGTCGGCGACCAGGCAATTGGTGAAGCCGCGACTCTTCGCCTCGAGGATCGACCGCGCATTATTGGGATAGAGCGCGCCGGTCTTCACATCGGTCGGCATCGATTCGAGCGTCGGGCGGCGGAAAGGCGAGAGCGTCACCGAGGCACCGACCGGTTGCGGCATCGGCGCCTCGAACAGATGCAGGCAGAAGGCCGTCGATTCCGGATCGGGCGCGATCTGCGAGAAGCCCGCGCTTTCGGCCCAATACATCGGCTTGACGTAGAGCTCGGCCTTCGGTCCGAACTTCTTGGCGCCCTCGCGCGCGAGCTCGATGATGGCCTCGGTCGTCATGGTCGGCTTGAGGAAGAGGCGTTGCGCCGATTGGTTGACGCGCTCGCAATGCCGGTCGATGTCGGGCAACACCCCCTCGAAGGCGCGCGCTCCGTCGAAGACCGAGGACGCCAGCCAGAAGGCGTGGTTGTGCGGGCCGGTGAGGTTGATCGGGCCGTCATGCCACTCGCCCTTGTGGAAAATGCGCATCGTCGGCAGCGGCATGGCGTCTCTCCGTAATCGGTTTCGTTTCCGATTGAATGCCGGTCGCCACGATTTGCGTCAATAGCCCTGACATAAGTGTGAGGTGGAAGCCGATTGCCGCTCGCGACCGGAACGGGCTCCGGTCTGTCTCCGCAAATTATGCGCAATCGCTTGAGAATGCGCGGCTTTCAAGCTGAGGGCGCTGAGCAGCGAATAGACACCGGCAGAGTTCTCGCCATCATCGGTTGCAAGGCTGCCTTGCCTTGCGGCCCTACTCCTCTTGCTTCGAGACCGGCAGATCGACCGGCTCGCCGACAAGCCCAGCGCGTGCCTTGTTCAGCGCTTGGAGGCTCGCGAGCGTCTCGCGCGGCCGCGTGGCGGCGATACCGACCAGCAGCGCTTCGATCAGTCCCAAGGTCGCCGTATGCATGCTGAGCATGTCCGAGCGGCCGCGCGCCACCGGGAGAACCTGATCGACCCGCCGGCGCAGGGCGGCCGAGAGCGTGTCCGTCAGCAGGACGGTCCCAAGGCCCATTCGGCGGGTTTCGTCCAGGAGGGCGGCGAGCTCCCGGTAGACCCGCCCATAGGCCAGGATGACGACGAGGTCGCCCTGGCGCAGCCTCCGCAGGTCATCGGCGAATAGCAGGCCGGTGCGGGTCAGACTGGCCGCGTCCAGGCCGAAACGGGCGAGCTGGATCACGAAATACTCCGCCATGGCGCTCGACGGCCCGATGCCGAACGCCAGGACACGTCGGGCCGCGGCGATACGTTTGACGGCGCTGCGAAATTGCTCGGGCGCGATGTCGCGCCGCAGGCTTTCCAAGGCTTTGACATGGATATCGAGCGTCACCTCGAAAGCGGCCTGCAGGTCGTCGCCGATCTCGCCGAGGGTCCTCGTCAATCGATCGGACGGGGACAGGTCGCGGCGCAACTCGGCGGCGAGGGCTCGCCGCAATTCATCGAGCCCGGCAAAGCCCAGCGCCTTGCTGGCGCGCAATACGGTGGCATCGCTGGTCGCAGCTTTAGCGGCCAGCGCTGCAGCAGAGGAGATCAGCACCTCCTCGCGATTGTCTTGGAAGAAGCGCGCCACGCGCCGTTCGGCGGGGCTCATCCGCTGCAGGCGGTCGGCGACCCTCTCGTCGAATGTAGCGGCCTGTTTCACGCGAGCGATCCACCTTTTGAGTTGCGCACGAGCGAGCGCCCCATTGACTTCTGTCGTGAACGCTACCAAATTTACGCCACGATGTTGTATATGCTACATTGCCGGTTCGAGCAATTCGTCGCCAGCGCGGAGAGATGTCGTGAGCTTTATTCCATGGAGCGCCGTCGCCCCGGCCGTCGGTGCCGCCTTCCTTGCTTCGCTGGTGGAGGTCGTCGAGGCCTTCACGATCATCCTCGCGGTTGCGACGCTGCGCGGCTGGCGGCCGGCGGCGCTCGGAACGTT from Rhizobiales bacterium GAS188 includes:
- a CDS encoding branched-chain amino acid aminotransferase, whose amino-acid sequence is MPLPTMRIFHKGEWHDGPINLTGPHNHAFWLASSVFDGARAFEGVLPDIDRHCERVNQSAQRLFLKPTMTTEAIIELAREGAKKFGPKAELYVKPMYWAESAGFSQIAPDPESTAFCLHLFEAPMPQPVGASVTLSPFRRPTLESMPTDVKTGALYPNNARSILEAKSRGFTNCLVADMLGNIAETSTSNVFMAKDGVVMTPAPNGTFLNGITRQRVIKLLRETGVAVLETTLAYRDFEKADEIFTSGNFGKVQPIIKIDDRDLQPGPFFRRARELYWDFAHSRLKAAA
- a CDS encoding transcriptional regulator, RpiR family, which codes for MKQAATFDERVADRLQRMSPAERRVARFFQDNREEVLISSAAALAAKAATSDATVLRASKALGFAGLDELRRALAAELRRDLSPSDRLTRTLGEIGDDLQAAFEVTLDIHVKALESLRRDIAPEQFRSAVKRIAAARRVLAFGIGPSSAMAEYFVIQLARFGLDAASLTRTGLLFADDLRRLRQGDLVVILAYGRVYRELAALLDETRRMGLGTVLLTDTLSAALRRRVDQVLPVARGRSDMLSMHTATLGLIEALLVGIAATRPRETLASLQALNKARAGLVGEPVDLPVSKQEE